In Parasegetibacter sp. NRK P23, a single genomic region encodes these proteins:
- a CDS encoding TlpA disulfide reductase family protein, which produces MTKKIFPVFFILVCACCYANGRTKLHNNDERVLQTDTTVFKAQLKGREIIRLSFSDSFFDIKELILSNPGNEDTLLIKQLVLDGPTAFSFTILKMGEHGKRESIGCNILALPGDTIQLSFDPFPYIDTKKNAPHNLLPDFSLPFYDVLYFPPLFNTKDWPSFKSATDHLYHAEKERIHQLYSKNRVDAVFYERLLFNCDVYYWLRIFNYASDNKVAAKFASQNIPLIEKLADSDGKFWSFRLGRLLQDAARIKMRELGLEANFVNYYHTANSLRIHTFKPALLASVIRSSRENQSAGFLQIVEKYKSDYGIKYATHVQTFFENRMEGRKLMIEDKLSSYGAEGNKSWDQVISSLKKVVVVDFWASWCAPCIAEFPFMDSLKRVFEKDPVSFITLNIDEDETDWDIMSRSHSRYLGVNNYRLIQPKKSVIINKLKINSIPRILILADGKIVAADFYRPSESKFVAALRKIID; this is translated from the coding sequence GGTATTTTTCATATTGGTTTGCGCCTGTTGCTACGCGAATGGAAGAACCAAGCTTCATAATAACGATGAGCGTGTTTTGCAAACAGACACAACGGTGTTCAAGGCTCAATTGAAAGGAAGGGAAATAATAAGATTATCATTCAGCGATTCATTTTTTGACATAAAAGAACTTATTCTTTCCAACCCGGGTAATGAGGATACTTTGCTCATAAAACAACTGGTATTAGATGGACCAACCGCGTTCAGTTTCACCATATTAAAAATGGGGGAGCATGGAAAGCGGGAAAGCATAGGATGCAATATTTTAGCATTGCCCGGGGATACGATTCAGTTATCATTTGATCCATTCCCGTATATTGATACAAAAAAGAACGCACCACATAATTTACTTCCTGATTTCAGCCTTCCGTTTTATGATGTCCTCTATTTTCCCCCATTATTCAACACGAAAGACTGGCCTTCGTTTAAGTCTGCCACAGACCATTTATACCATGCTGAAAAAGAACGGATTCATCAGCTTTACAGTAAGAATAGGGTAGATGCTGTTTTTTACGAAAGGCTCCTGTTTAACTGTGATGTATATTATTGGTTGAGAATATTTAATTATGCATCAGATAATAAAGTTGCGGCAAAATTCGCCAGCCAAAATATTCCCTTGATAGAAAAGTTGGCGGATTCGGATGGAAAGTTTTGGTCCTTCCGTTTGGGGAGATTACTGCAGGACGCTGCCAGGATTAAAATGCGTGAACTGGGTTTGGAGGCAAATTTTGTCAATTATTACCATACAGCCAATTCATTGCGGATTCATACTTTTAAGCCGGCGCTGCTTGCCTCGGTGATTAGGTCTTCCAGGGAAAATCAAAGTGCCGGATTTTTGCAGATAGTTGAAAAGTACAAAAGTGATTACGGTATCAAATATGCCACACACGTTCAAACGTTTTTTGAAAACCGGATGGAGGGCAGGAAATTGATGATTGAAGACAAACTTTCAAGTTATGGGGCAGAAGGGAATAAAAGCTGGGATCAGGTAATAAGTTCTTTAAAGAAAGTAGTTGTGGTGGATTTCTGGGCAAGTTGGTGCGCGCCCTGTATTGCTGAGTTTCCCTTTATGGATAGCTTAAAACGGGTATTTGAAAAAGATCCAGTAAGTTTTATAACGCTGAATATAGATGAAGATGAAACTGATTGGGATATTATGTCGCGATCACATAGCAGGTATTTGGGCGTGAACAACTACCGTTTAATTCAGCCTAAAAAATCAGTAATAATTAATAAGCTAAAAATAAATTCTATACCAAGGATTTTAATTCTCGCGGATGGAAAGATCGTGGCCGCTGACTTTTACAGGCCATCTGAATCGAAGTTCGTTGCCGCATTAAGGAAAATTATTGATTAA